TCAGCCCCAGCCACGCCTGTGCGCCGGGCCGCCAGCGCCAGTGCAGCGCGCCAGCCTCCAGCCGGCGCAACTCGACGCTGGCGCGACCCTGGCTCCATTCGACGCGCAGCCTCTCGGCGTGCCAGTGCTGGCCCAGAAGTGCACCCTGCCAACCCTCCACCTGCACCCCGGGCAGCTGCTTCAGCAGCCAGCGCGTGCCGGCCTCGCTCTGCAACACCCAGTGCAGGCCGGCGGCGACGCCGCCGAGCACCAGCAGCGTCAGCGCCAGCACCCAGGCCAGCGGCACGCCCAGGGAAGCCGCCGTGAGCCAGGGCCGCGCGTGGCCGCTGGCGCGCAGTGCAGCCGGGTCGCGGGGCGCCTTGGACGTGGGCGGCGCGTCGTTCACGGCATCCCTCTAGAACGCGATGCCGATGCTGAAGTGCAGCCGCGGCTGGCTGCTGCCTTCGGGCCAGGCGAGGTCGACGCGCAGCGGCCCCACCGGGCTGCGCCAGCGCACGCCCAGGCCATAGCCCCACACCGGGTCGAGCTGCGCGAAGCGGCTGGCGGCGTTGCCGCCGTCGATGAACACCGCGCCCCACAGCGAGGGCATGCTGTCCAGGAACGGGCGCGCGATCTCGAGGCTGGTGGTCAGCAGCGCTTCGCCGCCGCCCACGGCGCCATCGACCACCGGGCCCAGCGAGCGGAAGCTGTAGCCGCGCACCGACTCATCCCCACCCGCACGCCAGCGCAGCGACTCCGGCACCACCATGCCGGACCCCAGGAACACACGGCCCAGCTCCAGGCGTGCCTGCGCATACAGGGCGCGGCCGAGCGGTCGGTACACGGTGAGCCTGCCGTAGGCGCGGCCAAAGGTGCCCTTGGTGGCGTTGGTGCCGTCGCTGAGGCCGATGCCGAGCTGGGCCGACAGGGACTCACCGGTGGTGGGCAGCACGATGCTGTCGAGGCCCCGCCAGCCGCCGTGGAAGTTGAGCGACACCGCCGATGCGTCGCTCCGGTCGCCTGCGTCGGTGTGGCGGCTGGAGCGCTCCCACTCGACGAAACCGAGTCGTTCGACGCGCTGCGTGTCCTGCGTGCGGCCGAGTCGTACACGCTGCGACAGCACCACGTCGCTGTCCGATCGGAGCCGTTCGACCGCGGCGCCCAGCAGGTTGCGGTAGAGCTTTTTGTCGGGACGTGTGCTGATCTCGCCGTCCCAGGCCTGCCGCTTGTCACCGACCTCGATGCGCAGCGTGCTCGACAGTGGCAGCCCCAGCGGTCGGCGAAGTTGCTGCTCAACCGAGAAGCGTGCCCCGGTGTTGGCACTGACACCGACGCCGAAGGTGTAGCTCTGCAGCGGCGTCTCGCGCAGGCGCACCGCCACCGTTGCGGCCTCGGCCTGGCCCGGGTCGGTGTCGAGCGTGACGGCCACCGTCTCGAACAGGCCGGACTTCTGCAGGCGCTCCTGGAAGTCCAGCAGCAGGGCCTCGGTGACCGGTGCGCCAAGGGAAGCGAACGCAAGGTTGCGCACGGTGTCGGCATCCTGCGCCACCAGGCCCTCGATCTGCAGCTTGCCCAGGCGGTACAGCGGTCCGCTGTCGGCCACCAGGAACAAGCGCACCTCGTGGCTGTCGGGATTGACGGCCGCACCGGTGCCGGCCCACACCGCGGCGGCGTAGCCGGCGCTGCGCAGGCGTGACAGCGCCACCGCCTTGGCATCGGTCCAGGCGGTGTTGCGGAAGCCGGCGCCAACGGGCAATTCCCAGCCGCTGCGCAGCGCTTGCAGCAGATCCAGGCCCTGGGCGTCACCGGCGCTGGCGGCACGTTCCAGTGCGCCCTCGACCTCGAGCGTGACGCGGGAGATCCGGGCCTGAACGCCGGGCTCGACGCGCATGTGGACGAAGTCGGGCCGACCGCCGTCGGCGCCGGGTGCCCGATCGATGCGCACCACGGGCGCAAAGTAGCCCTCGGTCTGGAGGAGCTCGCGCACCTGGTTCCGGCTGGCGTCGACCAGGCGTGTCCACTCGGTGTCGTCGATCGCCGATCCGGCCAGCGAGCCGAGTCGCACGAGATCGAGGTGGCGTTCCAGCAGCGCCTTCAGCGGCGCCGGTGCGTCGACCTGCGGGCGCGCGCCCACCAGGGGCGACTGCTGCATGTCTTCCTGCCCGGTTCGCGGCACCGCGCCGGCGGTCGGCCCGGCAGCCAGCGGCTCTGCCGGGGTGCTGGCGCACCCGGTGAGCACGAGCGCCGCCAGCACCACGGCCGCGAAGCACCCCAGGCACGACCCGGCGGTCTGGCACCCGCTGGCTGGCCTCATTTGCTCAGCAGGCGCATCGCGCCCTCGAGCCCGGCCAGCGTGAGCGGGAACATGCGCTGGCCCACGAGTTGCTGCA
This portion of the Ideonella sp. WA131b genome encodes:
- a CDS encoding BamA/TamA family outer membrane protein, whose translation is MRPASGCQTAGSCLGCFAAVVLAALVLTGCASTPAEPLAAGPTAGAVPRTGQEDMQQSPLVGARPQVDAPAPLKALLERHLDLVRLGSLAGSAIDDTEWTRLVDASRNQVRELLQTEGYFAPVVRIDRAPGADGGRPDFVHMRVEPGVQARISRVTLEVEGALERAASAGDAQGLDLLQALRSGWELPVGAGFRNTAWTDAKAVALSRLRSAGYAAAVWAGTGAAVNPDSHEVRLFLVADSGPLYRLGKLQIEGLVAQDADTVRNLAFASLGAPVTEALLLDFQERLQKSGLFETVAVTLDTDPGQAEAATVAVRLRETPLQSYTFGVGVSANTGARFSVEQQLRRPLGLPLSSTLRIEVGDKRQAWDGEISTRPDKKLYRNLLGAAVERLRSDSDVVLSQRVRLGRTQDTQRVERLGFVEWERSSRHTDAGDRSDASAVSLNFHGGWRGLDSIVLPTTGESLSAQLGIGLSDGTNATKGTFGRAYGRLTVYRPLGRALYAQARLELGRVFLGSGMVVPESLRWRAGGDESVRGYSFRSLGPVVDGAVGGGEALLTTSLEIARPFLDSMPSLWGAVFIDGGNAASRFAQLDPVWGYGLGVRWRSPVGPLRVDLAWPEGSSQPRLHFSIGIAF